The following proteins come from a genomic window of Microbacterium sp. SY138:
- a CDS encoding ABC transporter ATP-binding protein produces MKLELRGITKRFGTLVANDHIDLVVEPGEIHALLGENGAGKSTLMNVLYGLYQADEGEILLDDEVQRFRGPGDAMAAGIGMVHQHFMLVPVFTVAENVMLGHEQTKALGTLDIAKAREHVRSVAARFGFDIDPDALVGDLPVGVQQRVEIIKALSRDAKVLVFDEPTAVLTPQETDELMGIMRQLRDEGTAIVFITHKLREVREVADKITIVRLGKVVGEASPTATNSELASLMVGRAVELTVHKEPPRLGEGGFEVTGLRVLTPTGAIVVDGVDFAVRPGEVLAIAGVQGNGQTELVEAIVGLAARVEGSIRLDGNELVGKSVRAILDAGVGFVPEDRTEDGLVAGFSVAENLILDRSDDPAFSRAGTLRRGALDEFARARIKEYDIRTQGPETPAGTLSGGNQQKVVIAREMSRDLRLLVAAQPTRGVDVGSIEFIHKRIIETRDAGVPVIVVSTELDEVAALADRIAVMYRGTIVGIVPGDTPRETLGLMMAGAAEGEVAA; encoded by the coding sequence ATGAAGCTCGAACTTCGCGGCATCACCAAGCGATTCGGCACCCTCGTTGCCAACGACCACATCGATCTGGTGGTTGAACCGGGTGAGATCCACGCGCTGCTCGGTGAGAACGGCGCAGGCAAGTCCACCCTCATGAATGTCCTCTACGGCCTGTATCAGGCCGACGAGGGCGAGATCCTCCTCGACGACGAGGTGCAGCGCTTCCGCGGTCCCGGTGACGCGATGGCTGCGGGGATCGGCATGGTCCACCAGCACTTCATGCTCGTCCCGGTGTTCACCGTGGCCGAGAACGTCATGCTCGGACATGAGCAGACCAAGGCCCTCGGCACGCTCGACATCGCGAAGGCGCGAGAGCACGTGCGATCGGTCGCGGCCCGCTTCGGCTTCGACATCGACCCCGACGCGCTGGTCGGAGATCTTCCCGTCGGCGTGCAGCAGCGCGTCGAGATCATCAAGGCGCTGTCGCGTGACGCGAAGGTGCTCGTGTTCGACGAGCCCACCGCGGTGCTCACTCCGCAGGAGACGGACGAGCTGATGGGCATCATGCGTCAACTGCGTGACGAGGGCACGGCGATCGTGTTCATCACGCACAAGCTCCGTGAGGTCCGCGAGGTCGCGGACAAGATCACGATCGTGCGCCTCGGCAAGGTCGTGGGTGAGGCTTCGCCCACAGCGACGAACTCCGAGCTGGCATCGCTCATGGTCGGCCGCGCGGTCGAGCTCACCGTGCACAAGGAGCCGCCGCGCCTGGGCGAGGGCGGCTTCGAGGTCACGGGTCTGCGCGTTCTGACGCCCACCGGCGCCATCGTCGTCGACGGGGTCGATTTCGCCGTCCGGCCGGGGGAGGTGCTCGCGATCGCGGGCGTCCAGGGCAACGGTCAGACCGAGCTGGTGGAGGCCATCGTCGGTCTCGCCGCCCGTGTCGAAGGCAGCATCCGACTCGACGGCAACGAACTCGTAGGCAAGAGCGTGCGGGCGATCCTCGACGCCGGCGTCGGCTTCGTGCCGGAAGACCGGACGGAAGACGGCCTGGTGGCCGGATTCTCCGTCGCCGAGAACCTGATCCTCGACCGTTCGGACGACCCGGCGTTCAGCCGCGCCGGCACGCTGCGGCGTGGAGCACTCGACGAGTTCGCCCGTGCGCGCATCAAGGAGTACGACATCCGCACGCAGGGTCCCGAGACCCCCGCCGGCACGCTGTCCGGCGGAAACCAGCAGAAGGTCGTCATCGCCAGGGAGATGAGCCGCGATCTGCGCCTTCTCGTCGCGGCGCAGCCCACCCGCGGCGTGGACGTCGGCTCGATCGAGTTCATCCACAAGCGGATCATCGAGACGCGTGACGCGGGTGTGCCCGTGATCGTGGTCTCCACGGAGCTCGACGAGGTCGCAGCTCTCGCCGATCGGATCGCGGTCATGTACCGCGGCACGATAGTCGGCATCGTCCCCGGCGACACGCCTCGGGAGACGCTCGGACTCATGATGGCCGGAGCGGCCGAAGGGGAGGTGGCCGCGTGA
- a CDS encoding ABC transporter permease: protein MMSLVQTQAADGTVQLATVKERHLKAPIVLAGATVLLALLFLLVPRDGISTFRLSDQSSALALPDVALPTASTFWVVFGILVVLTVGAFLRAWTYRPPSLWLVIAFSVLAVFAFLVWASAGGLVPVTSLLFGAVSLSVPLVFGALGGVIGERAGVVNVAIEGQLLLGAFSAALLSSITGNPFVGLVGAMIGGVLVASVLAAFAIKYLVEQVIVGVVLNVLVTGLTGFLYGALLAPNEATLNTPVRFPRVEIPVLSDIPIIGPVLFNQTFIGYLMFITVAVVAWGLYRTRWGLRLRAVGEHPQAADTVGIKVNPTRFWNVLLAGAIAGMGGAYFTLVSVPQFGKDMTAGLGFIALAAVIFGRWDPIRATLAALLFGFATNLQNLLSILKTPIPGEFMLMLPYVVTLLAVAGFAGQIKAPAADGKPYIKS from the coding sequence ATGATGTCCCTCGTGCAGACCCAGGCCGCCGACGGCACGGTGCAGCTCGCGACCGTGAAGGAGCGGCACCTCAAGGCGCCGATCGTGCTGGCCGGAGCGACCGTGCTCCTGGCCCTGCTGTTCCTGCTCGTGCCGCGCGACGGCATCAGCACGTTCCGCCTTTCCGACCAGTCCTCGGCGCTCGCGCTGCCGGATGTGGCGCTGCCGACGGCCTCGACCTTCTGGGTCGTGTTCGGCATCCTCGTGGTGCTCACGGTGGGGGCGTTCCTGCGGGCATGGACCTACCGTCCGCCGTCCCTGTGGCTCGTGATCGCCTTCAGCGTGCTGGCCGTCTTCGCGTTCCTCGTCTGGGCCTCCGCCGGCGGACTCGTGCCGGTCACGAGCCTGCTGTTCGGCGCGGTCTCGCTCTCGGTGCCCCTGGTGTTCGGTGCCCTGGGCGGTGTCATCGGCGAGCGTGCCGGCGTCGTGAACGTCGCGATCGAGGGGCAGCTGCTTCTCGGCGCCTTCTCGGCAGCGCTCCTGTCGAGCATCACCGGAAACCCGTTCGTCGGCCTGGTCGGCGCGATGATCGGCGGCGTCCTGGTGGCGAGCGTCCTCGCCGCGTTCGCGATCAAGTATCTGGTCGAGCAGGTCATCGTCGGTGTCGTCCTCAACGTGCTCGTCACCGGTCTCACCGGCTTCCTCTACGGCGCACTCCTCGCTCCGAACGAGGCGACCCTGAACACACCCGTGCGATTCCCGCGCGTCGAGATCCCGGTGCTCAGCGACATCCCGATCATCGGGCCGGTGCTGTTCAACCAGACCTTCATCGGGTACCTGATGTTCATCACGGTCGCCGTCGTGGCCTGGGGCCTCTACCGCACCCGGTGGGGTCTGCGGCTGCGCGCCGTCGGCGAGCACCCCCAGGCGGCCGACACCGTGGGCATCAAGGTGAACCCGACCCGGTTCTGGAACGTGCTGCTCGCCGGCGCGATCGCCGGCATGGGAGGTGCGTACTTCACCCTCGTCTCGGTGCCGCAGTTCGGCAAGGACATGACGGCCGGGCTCGGCTTCATCGCCCTCGCCGCTGTGATCTTCGGCCGATGGGATCCCATCCGTGCGACCCTCGCGGCGCTGCTGTTCGGCTTCGCGACCAACCTGCAGAACCTGCTGTCGATCCTGAAGACGCCCATCCCGGGCGAGTTCATGCTGATGCTGCCGTATGTCGTGACGCTGCTCGCGGTCGCCGGATTCGCCGGGCAGATCAAGGCCCCTGCCGCAGACGGCAAGCCCTACATCAAGTCGTAG
- a CDS encoding polysaccharide deacetylase family protein: MASGGKKRRTRAAIIVSAVVTAVVVGGGAAAFVWLNRAQENTIPKAQSATIEHPLTPAEQIVADANDPRACAVTFSGDGAPADPMLQFQDALYQGLPIPQLEGRVFAGWYATAADAGALTVAARVNGADPVVCTDQQVELFAAWKTPEENAAENVRVPILMYHQFTANPEGEKGWLRGNYAYIGDFDAQMNHIATTGFYLPTWDELSAFIDGRLSLPAKSVIITDDDADQSWFDLAVPVVDKYKLLSTSFMITAYRQDPAPSVYVQRRSHTHDMHQAGDNGKGRMVNWTADQIAADLTTSAQILGVGQVVAYPYGHYNDTTKQGVAQAGYEMGRTIEPGYVKVGTDKLALPVVRIDYGMGLDALVSRIG; encoded by the coding sequence ATGGCTTCCGGGGGGAAGAAGCGCCGCACGCGCGCCGCGATCATCGTCAGCGCCGTCGTGACCGCCGTCGTCGTCGGAGGTGGCGCTGCCGCCTTCGTCTGGCTGAACCGTGCGCAGGAGAACACGATTCCGAAGGCGCAGTCCGCCACGATCGAGCATCCGCTGACGCCGGCGGAGCAGATCGTGGCGGATGCGAACGATCCGCGCGCCTGTGCGGTGACCTTCTCGGGCGACGGGGCTCCTGCCGACCCGATGCTGCAGTTCCAGGACGCCCTGTACCAGGGCCTTCCGATCCCGCAGCTGGAGGGTCGGGTGTTCGCCGGCTGGTACGCGACGGCGGCGGACGCCGGAGCGTTGACGGTCGCGGCCCGCGTGAACGGCGCCGACCCCGTGGTGTGCACGGACCAGCAGGTCGAGCTCTTCGCCGCCTGGAAGACGCCGGAGGAGAACGCCGCGGAGAACGTGCGAGTGCCCATCCTCATGTATCACCAGTTCACGGCGAACCCCGAGGGGGAGAAGGGCTGGCTGCGCGGCAACTACGCCTACATCGGTGACTTCGATGCACAGATGAACCACATCGCGACGACGGGCTTCTACCTGCCCACCTGGGACGAGCTCAGCGCCTTCATCGACGGGCGGCTCTCGCTTCCTGCGAAGAGCGTGATCATCACCGATGACGACGCCGACCAGTCGTGGTTCGATCTCGCGGTGCCGGTCGTCGACAAGTACAAGCTGCTCAGCACGTCGTTCATGATCACGGCCTATCGGCAGGATCCGGCGCCGTCCGTCTATGTGCAGCGCCGCTCGCACACGCATGACATGCACCAGGCGGGCGACAACGGCAAGGGCCGGATGGTCAACTGGACGGCCGATCAGATCGCGGCAGACCTGACGACGTCGGCTCAGATCCTCGGCGTGGGTCAGGTCGTGGCGTATCCGTACGGGCACTACAACGACACCACCAAGCAGGGCGTCGCCCAGGCCGGCTACGAGATGGGACGTACCATCGAGCCCGGATATGTGAAGGTCGGCACCGACAAGCTCGCCCTTCCCGTCGTGCGCATCGACTACGGCATGGGGCTGGACGCGCTGGTCTCGCGCATCGGCTGA
- a CDS encoding BMP family ABC transporter substrate-binding protein — MTISTTKKLLGVTVAAGVVFALAGCGQAPTDKPAGSGEPVASDFLPCLVSDAGGWNDKSFNQSAKEGMDSAAKELDIKPLEFESANDNDYAPNLETAVSEGCSLIVSVGFKLSAATVESALANPDIDYAIIDDWADNDFDGNVDAPNIKPLVFDTAQAAYLGGYAAASWSAQSGVNKVGTFGGMQIPSVAVFMDGYQLGVEKYNEDKSAAVEVFGWDEATQKGSFTGGFDANDTAKQTAQGVLDQGVDVILPVGGPVYQSAAAAIADSGKDTLMLGVDSDLAVADPSVAGITLVSIMKAIDVAVKDATMAAAQGEFDPAPYVGTLENEGVKLSGFGDFESKLPEGLTDELKTLQEQIISGDIKVESPNSPTSK, encoded by the coding sequence TTGACCATCTCCACCACCAAGAAGCTGCTCGGCGTCACCGTCGCCGCTGGCGTCGTCTTCGCACTCGCCGGTTGCGGCCAGGCTCCGACAGACAAGCCCGCCGGCTCCGGCGAGCCGGTTGCCTCCGACTTCCTTCCCTGCCTCGTCTCCGACGCCGGCGGATGGAACGACAAGTCGTTCAACCAGTCCGCCAAGGAGGGCATGGACAGCGCCGCCAAGGAGCTGGACATCAAGCCGCTCGAGTTCGAGTCGGCCAATGACAACGACTACGCGCCGAACCTCGAGACCGCGGTCTCGGAGGGCTGCTCGCTCATCGTCTCGGTCGGCTTCAAGCTGTCCGCCGCGACGGTCGAGTCGGCTCTCGCGAACCCCGACATCGACTACGCGATCATCGACGACTGGGCCGACAACGACTTCGACGGCAACGTCGATGCTCCCAACATCAAGCCCCTGGTCTTCGACACGGCTCAGGCCGCATACCTCGGTGGTTACGCCGCCGCGTCCTGGTCCGCGCAGAGCGGCGTGAACAAGGTCGGCACCTTCGGTGGAATGCAGATTCCGTCGGTCGCCGTGTTCATGGACGGCTACCAGCTCGGTGTCGAGAAGTACAACGAGGACAAGTCCGCTGCGGTCGAGGTCTTCGGCTGGGACGAGGCCACGCAGAAGGGCTCGTTCACGGGCGGCTTCGACGCGAACGACACCGCCAAGCAGACCGCACAGGGTGTGCTCGACCAGGGCGTCGACGTCATCCTCCCGGTCGGCGGCCCCGTCTACCAGAGCGCGGCTGCGGCGATCGCCGACAGCGGAAAGGACACCCTGATGCTCGGTGTCGACAGCGACCTCGCCGTCGCCGACCCGAGTGTCGCCGGCATCACGCTCGTCTCGATCATGAAGGCGATCGACGTCGCCGTGAAGGACGCGACCATGGCCGCGGCCCAGGGCGAGTTCGACCCGGCCCCGTACGTGGGCACGCTCGAGAACGAGGGCGTCAAGCTCTCCGGCTTCGGCGACTTCGAGTCGAAGCTCCCGGAAGGTCTGACCGACGAGCTCAAGACTCTGCAGGAGCAGATCATCTCGGGCGACATCAAGGTGGAGTCCCCGAACTCCCCGACCTCCAAGTAA
- a CDS encoding adenosine deaminase, protein MSIDANGDVTLQGVSLRSLPKVSLHDHLDGALRPATIIELADAIGLEIPESDPKALGSWFAKQSDSGSLVEYLKTFDLTTAVMQTQEGLTRVAREFVQDLAADGVIYGEVRWAPEQHLARGLTLEQTVEAVQQGIEEGEDAADRSGRSIRVGQLITAMRHTDRALEIAELAVDFRGRGAVGFDIAGPEDGFPPSNHRKAFDYLAENFFPVTVHAGEAAGPASIRSALLDGRALRLGHGVRIAEDLEVITQEGDEVQVQFGDLARWVRDREIPLELSPSSNLQTGAIAAWGNTMVDHPFDLLYQLGFAVTVNVDNRTMSATSLTRELALLVEAFEYDLDDLETFQFNAAAAAFLPVEEREELVEMIAEGFDA, encoded by the coding sequence ATGTCGATCGATGCGAACGGCGACGTCACACTTCAGGGGGTCTCCCTGCGGAGCCTTCCCAAGGTGTCGCTGCACGACCACCTCGACGGCGCGCTGCGGCCCGCCACGATCATCGAGCTCGCGGACGCGATCGGCCTGGAGATTCCGGAGTCCGACCCGAAGGCGCTGGGGTCGTGGTTCGCGAAGCAGAGCGATTCCGGTTCGCTGGTCGAGTACCTCAAGACGTTCGACCTCACGACCGCCGTGATGCAGACGCAGGAGGGCCTCACCCGTGTCGCACGGGAGTTCGTCCAGGACCTCGCCGCCGACGGCGTGATCTACGGCGAGGTGCGCTGGGCGCCCGAGCAGCACCTGGCTCGCGGCCTCACGCTCGAACAGACGGTGGAGGCGGTGCAGCAGGGCATCGAAGAGGGTGAGGACGCCGCGGACCGCTCGGGACGCAGCATCCGCGTCGGGCAGCTGATCACGGCGATGCGGCACACCGATCGCGCTCTCGAGATCGCCGAACTCGCGGTCGACTTCCGCGGACGCGGTGCCGTGGGCTTCGACATCGCCGGTCCTGAGGATGGCTTCCCGCCGTCGAACCACCGCAAGGCGTTCGACTACCTCGCCGAGAACTTCTTCCCCGTCACCGTGCACGCGGGAGAGGCGGCGGGTCCCGCCTCCATCCGCTCGGCTCTGCTGGACGGACGCGCGCTGCGGCTCGGCCACGGTGTGCGCATCGCCGAAGACCTCGAGGTCATCACCCAGGAGGGCGACGAGGTGCAGGTGCAGTTCGGCGACCTCGCGCGCTGGGTCCGCGACCGCGAGATCCCGCTCGAGCTCTCGCCTTCGTCGAACCTGCAGACCGGGGCCATCGCCGCGTGGGGCAACACCATGGTGGACCACCCCTTCGACCTGCTCTACCAGCTCGGGTTCGCGGTGACCGTGAACGTCGACAACCGCACCATGAGCGCCACGTCTCTCACGCGTGAGCTCGCCCTGCTCGTCGAGGCGTTCGAGTACGACCTCGACGACCTCGAGACCTTCCAGTTCAACGCCGCCGCCGCGGCGTTCCTCCCCGTCGAGGAGCGCGAGGAGCTCGTGGAGATGATCGCCGAAGGCTTCGACGCCTGA
- a CDS encoding ABC transporter permease, producing MSGATPGAGDVTKGIPPQELATSTGTVPRDPSDVPPPPRGNVILKEILRGSAVTTILAIVLALIVGGILIALTNEDVQAASVYFFAQPGDTFVAAWNAVYNGYEALFRGAIFNARGADFAAQIRPLTNTLGFAAPLIAAGLGVALAFRVGLFNIGARGQMLIGVAVAALLTFSLDLPIWLHIPVTLIAGIAGGALWGAIAGLIKARTGAHEVILTIMLNYIAYYLLLWMIRTPGLLQKPGTNQALGSATPESAQFPTLLGPQFPLLDLGFVIVIVATLFVWWLIERSSLGMRMRAVGENPHAARAAGISVQRIYVYAMLFAGGLAGLAGMNQIQGAVTTGVTETIDAGIGFDAITVALLGRSRAWGTFAAGILFGALKAGSFSMQAQDIPVDIVLVVQSLVVLFIAAPPLLRTVFFLPKTDIEKAARLRAKAAKKAVAA from the coding sequence GTGAGCGGAGCGACGCCCGGCGCAGGAGATGTGACCAAGGGGATCCCGCCGCAGGAGCTCGCCACGAGCACCGGCACGGTCCCGCGCGACCCTTCCGACGTGCCGCCGCCCCCGCGCGGCAACGTCATCCTCAAGGAGATCCTCCGCGGCAGTGCCGTGACCACGATCCTCGCGATCGTGCTGGCGCTCATCGTCGGCGGCATCCTCATCGCGCTGACGAACGAAGACGTCCAGGCGGCATCCGTCTACTTCTTCGCGCAGCCCGGTGACACGTTCGTCGCCGCCTGGAACGCCGTCTACAACGGATACGAGGCGCTGTTCCGCGGGGCGATCTTCAACGCCCGTGGCGCGGACTTCGCGGCGCAGATCCGACCGCTCACCAACACGCTCGGCTTCGCGGCACCGCTCATCGCGGCCGGCCTCGGCGTCGCGCTGGCGTTCCGCGTCGGGCTGTTCAACATCGGTGCTCGCGGTCAGATGCTGATCGGCGTCGCCGTCGCCGCGCTGCTGACGTTCTCGCTCGACCTCCCGATCTGGCTGCACATCCCGGTCACGCTCATCGCCGGTATCGCGGGCGGTGCGCTCTGGGGTGCGATCGCGGGACTCATCAAGGCGCGCACCGGTGCGCATGAGGTGATCCTCACGATCATGCTCAACTACATCGCGTACTACCTGCTGCTCTGGATGATCCGCACCCCGGGTCTGCTGCAGAAGCCGGGCACCAACCAGGCCCTCGGATCGGCGACGCCGGAGAGCGCGCAGTTCCCGACGCTGCTCGGACCGCAGTTCCCCCTTCTCGACCTCGGCTTCGTGATCGTGATCGTGGCGACCCTGTTCGTCTGGTGGCTCATCGAGCGCTCGTCGCTCGGCATGCGGATGCGCGCCGTGGGCGAGAACCCGCACGCCGCGCGGGCCGCGGGCATCAGCGTGCAGCGCATCTACGTGTACGCCATGCTCTTCGCGGGCGGCCTCGCGGGCCTCGCGGGCATGAATCAGATCCAGGGAGCGGTGACCACGGGTGTCACCGAGACGATCGACGCCGGCATCGGCTTCGACGCCATCACCGTCGCCCTCCTCGGGCGCAGTCGTGCCTGGGGCACGTTCGCCGCCGGCATCCTGTTCGGCGCGCTCAAGGCGGGGTCGTTCTCGATGCAGGCGCAGGACATCCCGGTCGACATCGTGCTCGTCGTGCAGTCGCTCGTCGTGCTGTTCATCGCCGCGCCGCCGCTGCTGCGCACGGTGTTCTTCCTCCCCAAGACCGATATCGAGAAGGCGGCACGGCTCAGAGCCAAGGCCGCGAAGAAGGCGGTGGCGGCATGA
- a CDS encoding mannose-1-phosphate guanylyltransferase, producing the protein MSTPIEDFYAVIPAGGIGSRLWPLSRADAPKFLHDLTGSGHSLLRDTWDRLVPLAGADRIAVVTGRAHRAAVEAELPGIPDLNVFLESEPRESAAAIGLAAAILHRRNPDVIIGSFSADHVIRGTRVFEFAVRDAVEVAREGYICTIGITPTEPAIGFGYIKMGPELVVDGAREAALVASFVEKPDLETAKAYIADRGYLWNAGMFIAKAGVLLEELAVNEPELHAGLLELAEAWDDRDRRGPAVDRIWPRLKKIAIDYAVAEPAARRGRLAVVPGHFDWDDVGDFASLTKLITNGRKNDLAVLGPNARVLTDGASGILVSQTSRVISLVGVQDIVVVDTPDALLVTTVQNAQRVKSVVESLKLTGRGDVL; encoded by the coding sequence GTGAGCACACCCATCGAGGACTTTTACGCAGTGATCCCCGCCGGCGGCATCGGCAGCAGGCTGTGGCCGCTCTCTCGTGCGGATGCACCGAAGTTCCTGCATGACCTGACGGGATCCGGACACTCCTTGCTGCGCGACACCTGGGATCGGCTCGTGCCGCTCGCCGGTGCGGATCGGATCGCCGTGGTCACCGGCCGGGCTCACCGGGCGGCCGTCGAGGCGGAGTTGCCGGGGATCCCCGACCTGAACGTGTTCCTCGAGTCGGAGCCGCGCGAGTCGGCGGCCGCGATCGGGCTCGCCGCGGCCATCCTGCACCGTCGCAATCCCGACGTGATCATCGGCTCCTTCAGCGCGGACCACGTGATCCGCGGCACCCGGGTGTTCGAGTTCGCCGTGCGCGATGCGGTCGAGGTGGCGCGTGAGGGCTACATCTGCACGATCGGCATCACGCCGACCGAGCCGGCGATCGGCTTCGGCTACATCAAGATGGGACCCGAGCTCGTCGTCGACGGTGCGCGTGAGGCCGCGCTGGTGGCGAGCTTCGTGGAGAAGCCCGACCTCGAGACCGCCAAGGCGTACATCGCCGACCGCGGCTACCTCTGGAACGCGGGCATGTTCATCGCCAAGGCCGGTGTGCTGCTGGAAGAGCTGGCCGTGAACGAGCCTGAGCTGCACGCGGGACTGCTCGAACTCGCCGAGGCCTGGGACGATCGCGACCGTCGTGGCCCCGCGGTCGATCGGATCTGGCCGCGACTGAAGAAGATCGCCATCGACTACGCCGTCGCCGAGCCCGCCGCCCGACGGGGACGCCTCGCCGTGGTCCCCGGTCACTTCGACTGGGACGACGTGGGGGACTTCGCGTCGCTGACGAAGCTCATCACCAACGGTCGCAAGAACGACCTCGCCGTGCTCGGCCCGAACGCGCGGGTGCTCACGGATGGTGCGAGTGGGATCCTCGTCAGCCAGACGTCCCGCGTCATCAGCCTGGTGGGGGTGCAGGACATCGTCGTGGTCGACACCCCCGACGCGCTGCTGGTCACGACGGTGCAGAATGCGCAGCGGGTGAAGAGCGTCGTCGAGTCGCTCAAGCTCACCGGTCGCGGGGACGTGCTCTGA
- a CDS encoding cytidine deaminase, with product MTDIDWDELRQVATDAMTKAYAPYSRYRVGAAALVGDGRIVAGCNVENASYGVTLCAECALVGDLHMSGGGQLVAFVCVNNEGQTIMPCGRCRQLLFEHAMPGMLLETVSGIRTIDEVLPDAFGPRDLEEAR from the coding sequence ATGACCGACATCGACTGGGATGAACTGCGCCAGGTCGCCACGGATGCCATGACGAAGGCGTACGCGCCGTACTCGCGCTACCGCGTGGGTGCGGCCGCCCTCGTCGGCGACGGCCGCATCGTGGCCGGCTGCAACGTGGAGAACGCGTCGTACGGTGTGACGCTGTGCGCGGAGTGCGCGCTGGTCGGTGACCTGCACATGTCCGGCGGCGGCCAGCTCGTCGCGTTCGTGTGCGTCAACAACGAGGGGCAGACGATCATGCCGTGCGGACGCTGTCGCCAGCTGCTGTTCGAGCATGCGATGCCCGGGATGCTCCTGGAGACCGTCTCCGGCATCCGCACGATCGACGAGGTGCTGCCCGATGCGTTCGGGCCGCGCGACCTGGAGGAAGCACGATGA
- a CDS encoding thymidine phosphorylase, whose protein sequence is MTAGQAQGAIEPFDAIDVIRAKRDGGAVPEAELRWMVDAYTRGYVSDAQMASFAMAIFQRGMERDEIRVLTDAMIASGERMSFASLGKRTVDKHSTGGVGDKITLPLAPLVASFGVAVPQLSGRGLGHTGGTLDKLESIPGWRAALSNEEMFAQMQGDVGAVICAAGSGLAPADKKLYALRDVTGTVEAIPLIASSIMSKKIAEGTDALVLDVKFGSGAFMQDIDRARELARTMVALGTDSGVATTALLTDMNVPLGLAIGNANEVRESVEILAGGGPSDVRELTIALAREMLALAGQPDADVEAALDDGRAMDTWKAMIRAQDGDPDAALPTARETHQVLAPTDGIITRMDALPFGVAAWRLGAGRARAQDPVVFEAGIDLHAKPGDRVVAGQPLFTLSAADDARFGRALDALDGSWEIGDEAPVTGPIVRERITA, encoded by the coding sequence ATGACTGCTGGACAGGCTCAGGGAGCCATCGAACCGTTCGACGCGATCGATGTGATCCGCGCCAAGCGCGACGGCGGTGCCGTGCCCGAGGCGGAGCTGCGGTGGATGGTCGATGCCTACACCCGCGGCTATGTCTCGGACGCGCAGATGGCGTCGTTCGCGATGGCGATCTTCCAGCGCGGCATGGAGCGCGACGAGATCCGCGTGCTGACCGACGCGATGATCGCGTCGGGGGAGCGGATGAGCTTCGCCTCCCTCGGCAAGCGCACGGTCGACAAGCACTCCACCGGTGGCGTCGGCGACAAGATCACGCTGCCGCTCGCCCCGCTGGTCGCCTCGTTCGGCGTGGCCGTGCCGCAGCTGAGCGGTCGCGGGCTCGGTCACACGGGCGGCACGCTCGACAAGCTCGAGTCGATCCCCGGATGGCGCGCTGCTCTGAGCAACGAGGAGATGTTCGCGCAGATGCAGGGAGACGTGGGTGCGGTCATCTGCGCCGCCGGCTCCGGCCTCGCACCCGCGGACAAGAAGCTGTATGCGCTCCGCGACGTCACCGGCACCGTCGAGGCGATCCCGCTGATCGCGTCGAGCATCATGTCGAAGAAGATCGCCGAGGGCACGGACGCTCTCGTGCTCGATGTGAAGTTCGGCTCCGGTGCGTTCATGCAGGACATCGATCGCGCCCGCGAGCTCGCCCGCACCATGGTCGCTCTCGGCACCGACTCCGGGGTCGCGACGACCGCCCTGCTCACCGACATGAACGTCCCGCTCGGCCTTGCGATCGGCAACGCGAACGAGGTCCGTGAATCCGTCGAGATCCTCGCCGGTGGCGGACCTTCCGATGTGCGCGAGCTCACGATCGCCCTGGCACGCGAGATGCTCGCCCTCGCAGGACAGCCGGACGCCGACGTGGAGGCCGCTCTCGACGACGGCCGCGCCATGGACACCTGGAAGGCGATGATCCGCGCGCAGGACGGAGATCCGGATGCCGCGCTCCCGACGGCGCGCGAGACCCACCAGGTGCTCGCCCCCACCGACGGAATCATCACGCGCATGGATGCCCTTCCGTTCGGGGTCGCTGCCTGGCGTCTCGGCGCGGGGCGCGCCAGGGCGCAGGACCCGGTGGTCTTCGAGGCAGGCATCGATCTGCATGCGAAGCCGGGCGATCGCGTCGTCGCCGGCCAGCCGCTCTTCACCCTCTCAGCCGCCGATGATGCCCGGTTCGGCAGGGCTCTCGACGCCCTCGATGGTTCGTGGGAGATCGGGGATGAGGCGCCGGTGACCGGCCCCATCGTCCGTGAGCGCATCACGGCGTGA